From the genome of Dickeya aquatica, one region includes:
- the mukF gene encoding chromosome partition protein MukF, protein MSDVSQTVPELVAWARKNDFAITLPTERLAFLLAIATLNGERMDGEISEGELVDAFRHVSKGFEQTHETIPVRANNAINDLVRQRLLNRFTSELAEGNAIYRLTPLGMGITDYYIRQREFSALRLSMQLSIVAQELGRAAEAAQEGGDEVHWHRNVFAPLKYSVAEIFDSIDLSQRVMDEQQQGVKDDIASLLNQDWRAAISNCEKLLGETSETLRELQDTLEAAGDKLQTSLLRIQDATLGQASLSFVDNLVFDLQAKLDRIISWGQQSIDLWIGYDRHVHKFIRTAIDMDKNRVFAQRLRQSVQGYFDKPWTLTYANADRLLDMRDEELTLRSEEVTGELPPELEYEAFSEIREQIAAMVELALQKYKQQQIPLNLGDVVREYLTHYPRAQHFDIARIVVDQAVRLGVAEADFTGLPALWQAINEYGAKVQAHVIDKY, encoded by the coding sequence ATGAGTGATGTTTCTCAGACCGTACCCGAACTGGTTGCCTGGGCAAGAAAAAACGACTTCGCCATTACCCTGCCTACCGAGCGGCTGGCGTTTTTACTGGCTATCGCCACCCTAAATGGTGAGCGCATGGACGGTGAGATAAGCGAAGGGGAACTGGTGGATGCCTTTCGTCACGTCAGCAAAGGGTTTGAGCAAACCCATGAAACGATCCCGGTTCGTGCCAATAACGCCATTAACGATCTGGTGCGCCAGCGGTTGCTTAACCGCTTCACCAGTGAACTGGCTGAAGGCAATGCCATCTATCGTCTGACGCCGCTCGGCATGGGGATTACCGACTACTATATTCGCCAGCGTGAGTTCTCCGCGCTACGTTTGTCGATGCAGTTATCGATTGTCGCCCAGGAACTGGGCCGTGCCGCCGAAGCGGCGCAGGAAGGGGGCGATGAGGTGCACTGGCACCGTAACGTATTTGCGCCGCTGAAGTATTCCGTGGCGGAAATTTTCGACAGTATCGACCTGTCACAGCGCGTGATGGATGAACAGCAGCAAGGCGTGAAAGACGATATTGCCTCTTTGCTTAATCAGGACTGGCGGGCCGCGATTTCCAACTGTGAAAAACTGCTGGGGGAAACCTCAGAAACGCTGCGCGAGCTGCAAGATACGCTGGAAGCGGCGGGCGATAAACTGCAAACCAGCCTGCTGCGCATTCAGGATGCCACGCTTGGCCAGGCTTCATTGTCATTTGTCGATAATCTGGTCTTTGATTTGCAAGCCAAGCTTGACCGCATTATCAGTTGGGGCCAGCAGAGTATTGATCTGTGGATTGGCTATGACCGCCATGTACATAAGTTTATCCGTACTGCTATCGATATGGACAAAAACCGGGTATTTGCCCAGCGTTTGCGCCAGTCTGTGCAGGGCTATTTCGACAAGCCCTGGACGCTGACCTACGCCAATGCCGATCGCCTGCTGGATATGCGAGATGAAGAACTGACGTTGCGCTCTGAGGAAGTCACCGGCGAGTTGCCGCCGGAGCTGGAGTACGAGGCGTTTAGCGAAATTCGTGAGCAAATTGCGGCGATGGTTGAGCTCGCGCTACAAAAATATAAACAGCAACAGATCCCGCTTAATCTGGGTGATGTGGTGCGCGAGTATTTGACACACTATCCGCGCGCGCAGCATTTTGACATCGCCCGCATTGTGGTTGACCAGGCGGTTCGCCTGGGTGTAGCCGAAGCTGATTTCACCGGATTGCCTGCGCTGTGGCAGGCAATCAATGAGTACGGAGCCAAGGTACAGGCCCATGTCATCGATAAATATTGA
- the lpxK gene encoding tetraacyldisaccharide 4'-kinase: protein MIERIWSGRSRLYWLLVPFSMLYGAISYLIRMSYRCGFRHAWRAPVPVVVVGNLTAGGNGKTPMVIWLVERLQQQGYRVGVVSRGYGGKVRRYPLCVTPQVTAQQAGDEPVLIFQRTGAAVAVAPDRRDAIDALLARQPLDIVITDDGLQHYALCRDMELVVVDGVRRFGNGWWLPAGPLRERVSRLKTVDAVITNGGQAEAGEIAMQLVAREAVNLLTGERRLVSALPPLVAMAGIGHPPRFFATLRALGATVVQEVAFADHQHWQPRQLQALTTGLHQPLIMTEKDAVKCRAFACANWWYLPVDAQLPEPASRLLLQKAIQLIDKYRKVNQVKG, encoded by the coding sequence ATGATTGAACGTATCTGGTCAGGGCGCTCGCGACTCTATTGGCTGTTGGTGCCTTTCTCGATGCTTTATGGCGCAATAAGCTACCTTATCCGCATGAGCTATCGCTGTGGCTTTCGCCATGCCTGGCGTGCCCCGGTACCGGTTGTGGTGGTGGGGAACCTGACCGCTGGCGGTAACGGCAAAACGCCAATGGTTATCTGGTTGGTTGAGCGGCTGCAACAGCAGGGTTATCGTGTGGGCGTGGTTTCCCGAGGTTATGGCGGGAAAGTCAGGCGGTATCCTTTATGTGTCACGCCTCAGGTAACGGCACAACAGGCTGGGGATGAGCCGGTGCTGATTTTTCAGCGAACGGGTGCGGCTGTCGCCGTTGCCCCCGACCGTCGGGATGCGATAGACGCGTTACTTGCGCGCCAGCCGCTGGATATCGTGATAACCGATGATGGGCTGCAACACTACGCGCTGTGCCGGGATATGGAACTGGTCGTGGTTGATGGTGTGCGGCGATTTGGTAACGGATGGTGGTTGCCTGCCGGGCCACTGCGCGAGAGGGTATCACGCCTGAAAACGGTTGATGCGGTAATTACCAACGGTGGGCAGGCCGAGGCTGGTGAAATCGCAATGCAACTGGTTGCCCGTGAGGCGGTTAACCTGCTGACGGGGGAACGTCGTTTGGTGTCTGCACTGCCGCCGCTGGTGGCCATGGCTGGGATTGGCCACCCGCCACGTTTCTTTGCCACCCTGCGGGCTCTGGGGGCAACCGTGGTGCAAGAAGTGGCTTTTGCCGATCATCAGCACTGGCAGCCCCGGCAATTGCAAGCGCTGACGACGGGTCTTCATCAGCCGCTGATTATGACGGAGAAAGATGCGGTGAAATGTCGCGCGTTTGCCTGTGCCAACTGGTGGTATTTGCCGGTTGATGCTCAGCTACCTGAACCGGCATCCCGGCTATTGTTGCAAAAAGCAATACAACTTATTGATAAATATCGCAAAGTGAATCAGGTAAAAGGCTAA
- the msbA gene encoding lipid A ABC transporter ATP-binding protein/permease MsbA — translation MMNDKDLSTWQTFRRLWPMISPYKAGLAVAAVALVVNAAGDTLMLSLLKPLLDDGFGKADRSVLVWMPLAIIGLMIMRGLSSYVSSYCVAWVSGKVVMNMRRRLFSHIMGMPVSFFDQQSTGTLLSRITYDSEQVASSSSNALVTVVREGASILGLFVLMFWYSWQLSLILVLIAPIVAYSMRVVSKRFRSISKNMQNTMGLVTTSAEQMLKGHKEVLIFGGQKVEIERFEEVSNRMRQQGMKMVSASSISDPIVQLIASLALAFVLYAASFPSVMETLTAGTITVVFSSMFTLMRPLKSLTNVNSQFQRGMAACQTLFTILDLEQEKDTGTRILQQAKGDIVFQNVNFAYPGKETLALQDINLHIPPGKTVALVGRSGSGKSTIANLITRFYDIQSGGILVDGHDLREYTLASLRSQVALVSQNVHLFNDTIANNIAYACGDSYSREDIERAAKMAHAMDFISKLDQGMDTIIGENGVLLSGGQRQRIAIARALLRDCPILLLDEATSALDTESERAIQAALDELQKNRTALVIAHRLSTIEKADEILVVEDGQIIERGQHDDLLARNGAYAQLHKLQFGA, via the coding sequence ATGATGAATGATAAAGATCTCTCCACCTGGCAGACATTTCGTCGCCTATGGCCGATGATCTCCCCTTATAAAGCCGGGCTGGCCGTTGCAGCGGTGGCTCTGGTGGTTAACGCCGCCGGTGATACATTGATGCTGTCGCTGCTTAAACCCTTATTGGACGATGGCTTTGGCAAAGCCGATCGCAGTGTTTTGGTCTGGATGCCGCTGGCTATCATCGGGCTGATGATTATGCGAGGTCTCTCCAGCTACGTCTCAAGTTATTGTGTGGCTTGGGTTTCGGGCAAGGTGGTGATGAACATGCGTCGCCGTTTATTCAGCCATATTATGGGGATGCCCGTCTCTTTCTTTGACCAGCAATCAACCGGAACACTGTTGTCACGCATTACGTATGATTCCGAGCAGGTAGCGTCCTCTTCATCCAATGCCCTTGTGACGGTGGTCAGAGAAGGTGCGTCGATTCTGGGGCTGTTCGTCCTGATGTTTTGGTACAGCTGGCAGCTATCGCTGATTCTGGTTCTGATTGCACCGATTGTTGCTTACAGTATGCGGGTCGTGTCAAAGCGTTTTCGTAGTATCAGTAAAAACATGCAGAATACCATGGGACTGGTAACGACAAGCGCAGAGCAAATGCTGAAAGGCCATAAAGAAGTGCTGATTTTTGGCGGGCAGAAAGTTGAAATTGAACGTTTTGAGGAAGTCAGCAATCGCATGCGTCAGCAAGGCATGAAGATGGTATCTGCCTCGTCGATTTCTGATCCGATCGTGCAGTTGATAGCGTCGCTGGCACTGGCGTTTGTGTTGTATGCAGCAAGCTTCCCATCGGTAATGGAAACGCTAACCGCAGGGACAATTACCGTGGTGTTTTCATCCATGTTTACGCTGATGCGCCCACTCAAATCGCTCACCAACGTCAATTCTCAGTTTCAGCGAGGGATGGCCGCCTGCCAGACACTGTTTACTATTTTGGATCTGGAGCAGGAAAAAGATACCGGTACTCGCATATTGCAACAGGCGAAAGGCGATATTGTTTTCCAGAACGTGAATTTTGCCTACCCAGGTAAAGAAACACTGGCCTTGCAGGACATTAATCTGCACATACCACCGGGGAAAACGGTCGCGTTAGTGGGGCGCTCAGGTTCGGGTAAATCCACCATCGCCAATTTAATTACCCGCTTTTATGACATTCAGTCCGGTGGCATTTTGGTTGATGGACATGACCTGCGCGAGTATACGCTGGCATCGTTGCGCAGCCAGGTGGCGCTGGTTTCGCAAAACGTGCATCTGTTCAACGATACCATTGCCAATAATATTGCTTATGCCTGTGGCGATAGTTACAGCCGCGAAGACATTGAACGGGCGGCAAAAATGGCCCATGCCATGGATTTCATCAGTAAGCTTGACCAGGGTATGGACACGATAATCGGTGAAAATGGTGTGCTGTTATCTGGCGGTCAACGTCAGCGTATTGCGATTGCCCGTGCGTTGTTGCGTGATTGTCCGATCCTGTTACTGGATGAGGCGACATCAGCATTGGATACCGAATCGGAGCGCGCGATTCAGGCTGCGCTGGATGAGTTGCAGAAAAACCGCACCGCGCTGGTGATAGCGCATCGTCTCTCCACCATTGAGAAAGCCGATGAAATCCTGGTCGTTGAGGATGGGCAAATTATTGAACGTGGGCAGCATGACGACCTGCTGGCACGTAACGGTGCGTATGCTCAGCTACACAAGCTACAGTTTGGCGCGTGA
- the pelN gene encoding pectate lyase PelN, translating into MKVKKTFLPVLIGCLLAGTAAQSLAAEYYLAPNGSDSANGSKAAPWKTFDRAQQTLSPGDRLWIRGGTYSFRAGLNSCASQTDIVNAITLNKSGTSGKRIEYVAYTGEKPVFDFSQMKDDCRVKGFNVVASWVTLKGLEITGVPQNNNKNHESWGVWINGSNNLFEQLNIHHIMGTGLFLKNGAYNTVLNSDSHHNYDPLTSNGAGQSGDGFGAHIAANMPGNIFSGCRAWSNSDDGFDLINAYSAVTIENSWAWSHGYLPGTTTSLAAGNGNGFKAGGYGALYVSNAPKHVVRNSVAFLNKAAGFYANHHPVANDFFNNTSFQNAVNFSMRGIDASGNAVSLGTLRNNISYAAKSQSLQYTDGANMRYNSWNFNNVIADAEFQGVSTTGWDAARQADGSLPVLKSLHLAADSWMVDKGGDVKIAYKGAAPDLGAFELK; encoded by the coding sequence ATGAAAGTAAAAAAAACGTTTTTACCGGTATTAATTGGCTGCCTGCTGGCGGGCACTGCTGCACAGAGCCTGGCCGCTGAGTACTATCTGGCACCCAATGGCAGTGACTCGGCAAATGGCAGTAAAGCCGCACCCTGGAAGACATTTGACCGTGCACAACAAACGCTTTCTCCCGGTGACCGTCTATGGATTCGAGGTGGAACCTATAGTTTTCGTGCCGGGTTAAACAGCTGTGCCAGCCAGACGGATATTGTGAATGCGATTACGCTTAACAAAAGCGGAACGTCTGGCAAGCGTATTGAATACGTCGCTTATACAGGTGAAAAACCGGTATTCGATTTCAGCCAGATGAAAGATGACTGTCGCGTTAAAGGGTTTAACGTTGTGGCAAGTTGGGTCACGCTGAAAGGATTGGAAATTACCGGTGTGCCGCAAAATAACAATAAAAACCATGAGTCCTGGGGCGTGTGGATTAACGGCAGTAATAACCTGTTTGAACAGCTTAATATCCACCACATTATGGGAACGGGCCTGTTCTTGAAAAACGGGGCCTATAACACGGTATTAAATAGCGACTCTCACCACAATTACGACCCGCTAACGTCTAATGGCGCAGGCCAGAGTGGCGATGGATTTGGCGCACATATCGCTGCGAATATGCCAGGTAATATTTTCAGCGGATGCCGGGCCTGGTCTAATTCGGATGATGGTTTTGATCTTATCAATGCCTATTCCGCAGTGACTATTGAGAATTCATGGGCCTGGTCTCACGGCTATTTGCCGGGGACGACCACCTCACTGGCAGCCGGTAACGGTAATGGCTTTAAGGCCGGTGGATATGGTGCGCTATATGTGAGTAACGCGCCGAAACATGTGGTGCGTAATTCGGTCGCTTTCCTGAATAAAGCCGCGGGTTTCTACGCCAATCACCATCCGGTAGCGAATGATTTCTTTAACAACACGTCATTCCAGAATGCGGTCAATTTCAGTATGCGCGGTATTGATGCCAGCGGTAATGCGGTATCGCTGGGGACGTTGCGTAATAACATCTCTTATGCAGCTAAATCGCAGTCGCTGCAATATACCGATGGCGCAAACATGCGCTATAACTCGTGGAACTTTAACAACGTGATTGCTGATGCCGAGTTCCAGGGGGTATCCACAACCGGGTGGGATGCGGCGCGTCAGGCGGATGGTAGCTTGCCGGTGCTGAAAAGCCTGCATCTGGCCGCAGACAGCTGGATGGTGGACAAAGGTGGCGATGTGAAAATCGCGTACAAAGGGGCGGCCCCAGACCTGGGAGCCTTTGAACTGAAATAA
- the elyC gene encoding envelope biogenesis factor ElyC — protein sequence MLFALKKYIGSLLMPLPLLLLLMGGALALLWFSRWQKTARLVLTGSWLALLLLSLQPVADRLLLPLESRYPAWTPAFPRVNYIVVLGGGYTFNPDWPPSANLINNSLARVTEGVRLWHANPGSKLIFTGAAAQGNLVTSASVAARVAQSLGVPAQDILRVDSARDTEEEAAGTQALVGNAPFLLVTSASHLPRAIRFFQARGLTPIAAPANQLAIISALNPWERLFPSPLYLSHSERAWYEGLGLLWQRLKGNTATPDA from the coding sequence ATGCTGTTTGCCCTCAAAAAATACATCGGAAGTCTGCTAATGCCGTTGCCGTTACTGCTGCTGCTGATGGGAGGCGCACTGGCGCTGTTGTGGTTTTCTCGCTGGCAAAAAACAGCACGGCTCGTGTTAACTGGCAGTTGGCTGGCGCTATTACTGCTGAGTCTGCAACCGGTAGCTGACCGGCTGTTATTGCCGCTGGAATCTCGCTACCCGGCCTGGACACCCGCGTTTCCCCGAGTGAATTACATCGTGGTACTTGGTGGCGGCTACACCTTCAACCCTGACTGGCCACCCAGCGCAAACCTCATCAACAACAGCCTGGCCAGAGTGACGGAGGGCGTCAGATTATGGCACGCCAACCCCGGCTCGAAGCTGATTTTTACCGGCGCAGCGGCGCAAGGCAACCTGGTGACCAGCGCCAGTGTCGCAGCACGGGTCGCGCAGAGTCTCGGTGTTCCGGCGCAGGACATTCTACGGGTAGACAGCGCGCGCGATACCGAAGAAGAAGCCGCAGGCACGCAGGCATTAGTAGGGAACGCGCCCTTTTTGCTGGTCACCTCCGCCAGCCACCTGCCGCGTGCGATCCGCTTTTTTCAGGCGCGGGGCTTAACACCCATTGCGGCCCCTGCCAATCAATTGGCCATCATCTCGGCGCTCAATCCCTGGGAGCGGCTTTTCCCCTCGCCGCTCTATCTTTCACACAGTGAGCGCGCCTGGTATGAAGGACTCGGGCTGCTTTGGCAGCGCCTCAAAGGGAACACCGCGACGCCGGATGCCTGA
- a CDS encoding Trm112 family protein, which yields MDHRLLEIVACPVCNGKLVFDQEKQELICKAEGLAYPVRDGIPVLLENEARTLTPDEIAQ from the coding sequence ATGGATCATCGTTTGCTTGAAATCGTGGCATGTCCGGTATGTAACGGAAAACTGGTTTTTGACCAGGAGAAACAAGAGCTGATTTGTAAGGCTGAAGGGCTGGCTTACCCGGTCAGAGACGGCATTCCTGTGCTGCTGGAGAACGAAGCTCGTACACTGACACCCGATGAGATCGCGCAATAA
- the kdsB gene encoding 3-deoxy-manno-octulosonate cytidylyltransferase: MTFTAIIPARYASTRLPGKPLADIHGKPMVVHVMERARESGASRVIVATDHADVARAIEQAGGEVCMTRPEHSSGTERLAEVIEHYGFADEEIVVNVQGDEPLIPPVIIRQVADNLAGSVAGMATLAVPITGSEEAFNPNAVKVVTDAQGYALYFSRATIPWERDRFAQSCETIGNHFLRHIGIYAYRAGFIRRYVSWAPSELEKIEMLEQLRVLWYGEKIHVAVAKEVPSVGVDTPEDLARVRVMMAV; this comes from the coding sequence ATGACCTTTACCGCAATTATTCCAGCCCGCTATGCGTCAACCCGGTTGCCGGGAAAACCGCTGGCGGATATTCATGGTAAACCGATGGTGGTGCACGTCATGGAGCGTGCACGAGAATCGGGTGCGAGTCGGGTGATTGTGGCCACCGATCATGCGGATGTTGCGCGAGCCATTGAGCAGGCTGGCGGCGAGGTCTGCATGACGCGCCCTGAACACAGTTCCGGCACAGAGCGTCTGGCTGAGGTCATCGAGCATTACGGCTTTGCTGATGAAGAGATTGTCGTCAACGTGCAGGGTGACGAGCCGCTGATACCGCCGGTGATTATCCGCCAGGTGGCGGACAATCTGGCCGGTAGTGTCGCAGGGATGGCGACACTGGCCGTCCCGATAACCGGCAGCGAAGAGGCGTTCAACCCCAATGCGGTGAAAGTGGTCACGGATGCGCAAGGTTATGCGCTCTATTTTTCCCGTGCCACCATCCCCTGGGAGCGAGATCGTTTTGCGCAATCTTGCGAAACTATCGGAAATCACTTCCTGCGCCATATTGGCATTTACGCTTATCGTGCCGGTTTTATTCGTCGCTACGTCAGTTGGGCTCCCAGTGAGCTAGAAAAAATCGAAATGCTCGAGCAATTGCGAGTGCTGTGGTACGGCGAGAAGATCCATGTTGCGGTAGCGAAAGAAGTGCCCAGCGTCGGCGTGGATACCCCGGAAGATTTGGCGCGAGTCAGGGTAATGATGGCGGTGTAA
- a CDS encoding YcbJ family phosphotransferase, which produces MELLKTELSTVLGESISRLERISEQPYAHLYALYDRSGNAIPLLAKSYICQGIAAQEAYKLTMLAREGEVRLPTVYGMVMTHQPPYKELLLIERLRGVSVEAPSRSPGRWGLLQDQIVESLLAWHRIDSHGCVGTVDSTQENTWPEWYRQRLEVLWATLMNVNAAQLTQQDRTVLYRSRQSLTSLFADFDDDCVLVHGNLTLRSMLKDSRTDQLLAMINPGMMLWAPREYDLFRLCEEPGMSEQLFFRYLNQAPLAESFVGRRWLYTLWAAVSRYIHTGQLDRCVFDTAIRELQPWLE; this is translated from the coding sequence ATGGAACTGCTAAAAACCGAATTGAGTACGGTGCTGGGAGAATCTATCAGCCGCCTTGAGAGGATCAGCGAGCAACCGTATGCCCACCTGTATGCCTTATATGATCGGTCGGGCAACGCGATACCATTACTGGCAAAAAGCTATATCTGTCAGGGGATTGCAGCGCAAGAAGCCTATAAGCTGACCATGCTGGCGCGGGAAGGGGAAGTTCGGCTGCCTACGGTATATGGCATGGTGATGACACATCAGCCACCGTATAAAGAGCTTTTGCTGATTGAACGCCTGCGCGGGGTATCGGTGGAAGCGCCTTCACGCTCGCCGGGGCGCTGGGGTTTATTGCAGGATCAAATTGTCGAAAGCCTGCTGGCCTGGCACCGCATTGACAGCCACGGCTGTGTGGGTACGGTTGATAGTACACAGGAAAACACCTGGCCGGAATGGTATCGCCAACGGCTGGAAGTGTTGTGGGCCACCTTGATGAATGTCAATGCTGCCCAGTTAACGCAGCAGGATCGCACGGTGTTATACCGCTCTCGCCAAAGCCTGACATCGCTGTTTGCCGATTTCGATGATGATTGTGTCCTGGTGCATGGCAATCTGACGCTACGCAGCATGCTCAAAGACTCGCGTACCGATCAACTGCTGGCGATGATCAATCCCGGCATGATGCTATGGGCCCCGCGAGAGTACGATCTGTTTCGCTTGTGTGAAGAGCCGGGCATGTCTGAACAACTGTTCTTCCGCTACCTCAACCAGGCACCGCTGGCGGAATCCTTCGTCGGGCGTCGCTGGCTATACACCTTGTGGGCGGCGGTTTCCCGTTACATTCATACCGGTCAGCTCGATCGCTGCGTGTTTGATACCGCTATTCGTGAATTGCAACCCTGGCTGGAGTAG
- the cmoM gene encoding tRNA uridine 5-oxyacetic acid(34) methyltransferase CmoM: MQDRNFNDIADKFARNIYGTTKGRLRQAVLWQDLETLLTRLPARALRILDAGGGEGPMSRRLAALGHQVVLCDLSDEMLARAAQAAQAAGVAANMQFVHCAVQDIGTHLTQPVDLVLFHAVLEWVADPLQALTRLNDQLTPGGALSLMFYNHQALVMRNMVLGNFAYVAAGMPKRKRRSLSPDNPLNPSHVYQWLEQLGLQLSGKTGVRVFHDYLQNKQQQTDDFDALLALEQRYCRQEPFVSLGRYIHVMAHKPPLKDAL, encoded by the coding sequence ATGCAGGATCGTAATTTTAACGATATCGCCGATAAATTTGCCCGTAATATCTACGGCACCACCAAGGGTCGCTTGCGCCAGGCGGTGTTGTGGCAGGATTTGGAAACACTGCTGACCCGTTTGCCGGCACGCGCACTGCGCATTCTGGATGCCGGGGGCGGGGAAGGGCCAATGTCGCGCCGTCTGGCGGCACTCGGTCATCAGGTGGTGTTGTGCGATCTGTCTGATGAAATGCTGGCAAGAGCCGCACAGGCCGCACAGGCCGCCGGTGTGGCCGCGAATATGCAATTCGTGCATTGTGCCGTGCAGGATATCGGCACGCACCTGACACAACCGGTTGATTTAGTGCTGTTTCATGCGGTGCTGGAGTGGGTTGCTGACCCGCTACAGGCATTGACGAGACTCAATGACCAATTAACACCGGGTGGTGCGTTATCGCTGATGTTCTACAACCATCAGGCGCTTGTCATGCGTAACATGGTGCTGGGGAATTTTGCCTATGTTGCTGCCGGAATGCCTAAGCGTAAACGCCGCTCGCTCTCGCCCGATAATCCGCTTAACCCGTCACACGTTTACCAATGGCTGGAGCAGTTAGGCTTACAGCTCAGCGGTAAAACCGGCGTGCGGGTATTTCATGACTACTTGCAGAACAAGCAACAACAGACTGACGACTTTGATGCGTTACTGGCGCTGGAACAGCGCTATTGCCGACAAGAGCCTTTTGTCAGTCTGGGGCGCTATATCCATGTGATGGCGCATAAACCTCCGTTGAAGGATGCACTATGA